CGATGGCTTGCTTGACGACCGCATCGAGGCGCTCTTTGGAAGGCGGATGCGTGGCGAGGTTCTTTTCGAGCGACGCCGTCGCGCCCTTCGGGTCCCACGAGAGCGTCTTGAGCATAAAGTATTTGATCGCCGCAGGATAGTACGGCTGCCCTGGGATCGTACGAAGATCCTCGAACGACGTTGCATCGGCATCGCGTTCGTCGTCGCGCGAGAACCGAAGCATCGCGAGCGAACCACCGACACCGGTCACGTACTGCACCAACTCCGCCGTAGTCGTCGAACCACCGGCCTGACCGACGGCAAGACCCGCCACGATCTGCAAGCCGTACTGCTTCGACATCTGTGCCGTCGAATGGCGATGATCGGCATGCGTGATCTCATGCGCGAGAATCCCCGCCAGCGTCGCCTCGTTGTCGATGAACTTCATCAGCCCCGTGTAGACATAAATGCCGCCGCCCGGAATCGAGAACGCGTTAATCGTCTTGTCGTCGTGGATGATCGTGACCTTGTACTGAAAATCGCGGTTCTTGATGTTCGGCGAGCGAAGCACCGTATTCACAATCCCCTGGACATATCCTGTGACGGTTGGATTATTGAGCACCGGATAATCCTTCGGGTCCGATGCAATCTGCGAGGTCATCTGCTGCCCCAGCTTCACATCCTCCGACTTCGAGAACAAATTAATGCTCGAACCGCACCCCACCGCAAACACCGAATACATCACCGCCGCAACGGTTACAACAAGTCGTTTCATTACCACAAGCGCAGATTGAATGATATAGAGTCACAACAACCTCCCTCTCGCAATGTTCCTTTGCTCGGGCGAAGCGAGTTTCAAACGTTGTCATTCCGAGCCATTGGCGAGGAATCTGGGCCGCAGAGATCGTTGAGACTATCCTACCCAATGATTATCGCTCGATCACCACACTTGCGCCGACGGTGTCGCCGTGCGAACGCAGGCGGACGTAATATACTCCGTTCGGCAGCGTCGATGTTGGCAGTTCGATCTCATTCATGCCGGAAGTCAGTCCCCGTTCGTGCGATGCCACCA
This Bacteroidota bacterium DNA region includes the following protein-coding sequences:
- a CDS encoding M48 family metalloprotease, with the translated sequence MKRLVVTVAAVMYSVFAVGCGSSINLFSKSEDVKLGQQMTSQIASDPKDYPVLNNPTVTGYVQGIVNTVLRSPNIKNRDFQYKVTIIHDDKTINAFSIPGGGIYVYTGLMKFIDNEATLAGILAHEITHADHRHSTAQMSKQYGLQIVAGLAVGQAGGSTTTAELVQYVTGVGGSLAMLRFSRDDERDADATSFEDLRTIPGQPYYPAAIKYFMLKTLSWDPKGATASLEKNLATHPPSKERLDAVVKQAIDAHLPSEPPASQLRASEYQRVRAMLP